The following are from one region of the Staphylococcus argenteus genome:
- the hisC gene encoding histidinol-phosphate transaminase, which translates to MKEQLNQLSAYQPGLSPRALKEKYGIEGELYKLASNENLYGPSSKVKEAITAHLDELYYYPETGAPTLRKAISKFLNVEPSRILFGAGLDEVILMISRAVLRPGDTIVTSEATFGQYYHNAIVEAANVVQVPLKNGGFDLEGILKAIDEDTALVWLCNPNNPIGTYFNHEALDSFLSQVPSNVPVIIDEAYFEFVTAQDFPDTLALQEKYDNAFLLRTFSKAYGLAGLRVGYVVASEQAIEKWNIIRPPFNVTRISEYAAVAALEDQQYLKEITHKNSTERERFYQLPQSEHFLPSQTNFIFVKTTNVNELYEALLNVGCITRPFPTGVRITIGFKEQNDKMIEVLSNFKYE; encoded by the coding sequence ATCAGCCGGGTTTATCACCAAGGGCATTAAAAGAAAAGTATGGAATTGAAGGAGAATTATATAAACTAGCATCGAATGAAAACTTATATGGACCATCGTCTAAAGTAAAAGAAGCAATAACTGCACACTTAGATGAATTATATTATTATCCAGAAACAGGAGCGCCTACATTGAGAAAGGCGATAAGCAAATTTTTAAACGTGGAACCTTCACGTATATTATTTGGGGCCGGGTTAGATGAAGTTATATTAATGATTTCAAGGGCAGTATTAAGACCAGGCGACACTATCGTTACAAGTGAAGCTACATTTGGTCAATATTACCATAATGCAATTGTAGAAGCGGCTAATGTTGTACAAGTTCCTTTAAAAAATGGTGGCTTCGATTTAGAAGGAATTTTAAAAGCAATTGATGAGGATACCGCATTAGTATGGTTATGTAATCCGAATAATCCTATAGGTACTTATTTCAATCATGAAGCACTTGATTCATTTTTATCTCAAGTACCTTCAAATGTTCCAGTAATTATTGATGAAGCATATTTTGAGTTTGTAACAGCTCAAGATTTTCCAGATACTTTAGCATTACAGGAAAAATATGACAACGCCTTTTTATTACGTACATTTTCAAAGGCATATGGTTTAGCTGGTTTACGTGTAGGATATGTTGTTGCGAGTGAACAAGCAATTGAAAAATGGAATATCATTAGACCACCGTTTAATGTTACACGTATTTCTGAATATGCAGCAGTTGCAGCATTAGAAGACCAACAGTATTTGAAAGAAATTACTCATAAAAATAGTACTGAACGAGAAAGATTTTATCAATTACCTCAAAGTGAGCATTTTTTACCAAGTCAAACGAATTTTATATTTGTAAAGACGACAAATGTAAATGAATTGTATGAAGCGCTTCTAAATGTAGGGTGTATTACTCGACCATTTCCAACAGGAGTTAGAATTACGATTGGATTTAAAGAACAAAATGACAAAATGATAGAGGTATTATCAAATTTTAAATATGAGTAA
- a CDS encoding 5' nucleotidase, NT5C type, translating to MTRKSIAIDMDEVLADTLGEIIDAVNHRADLGIKMEALNGQKLKHVIPEHDGLITEVLREPGFFRHLKVMPHAQEVVEKLTKHYDVYIATAAMDVPTSFSDKYEWLLEFFPFLDPQHFVFCGRKNIVKTDYLIDDNPRQLEIFTGTPIMFTAVHNINDDRFERVNGWKDVEQYFLSDIDK from the coding sequence ATGACCCGTAAATCAATTGCGATTGATATGGATGAAGTACTGGCAGATACATTAGGAGAAATAATTGATGCTGTCAATCATAGGGCAGATTTAGGTATTAAGATGGAAGCCTTAAATGGTCAAAAGTTAAAACATGTTATTCCAGAACATGATGGTTTAATTACTGAAGTTTTGAGAGAGCCTGGTTTCTTTAGACATCTTAAAGTGATGCCGCATGCACAAGAAGTTGTTGAAAAATTAACTAAACATTATGATGTGTATATTGCCACAGCTGCAATGGATGTACCTACTTCATTTAGCGATAAATATGAATGGTTACTTGAATTCTTTCCATTTTTAGATCCACAACATTTTGTTTTTTGTGGTAGAAAGAATATTGTCAAAACCGATTATTTAATTGACGATAATCCCAGACAACTTGAAATTTTTACTGGAACACCAATTATGTTTACTGCGGTGCATAATATAAATGACGATCGTTTTGAACGCGTAAATGGTTGGAAAGATGTTGAGCAGTATTTTTTATCAGATATAGATAAGTAG
- a CDS encoding diacylglycerol/lipid kinase family protein: MENKYHHGVLFYHEHSGLKNINQGIGEVTTALSSICKHLSIQLSENEGDIIKYCQEIKAKDYASDVDILFILGGDGTVNELINGVMTYDLQLPIGILPGGTFNDFTKTLNIAPNHKQTSEQMISAQIGTYDVIKVNQQYALNFVGLGLIVQNAENVQDGSKDIFGKLSYIGSTVKTLLNPTQFNYQLSVDNQSYTGETSMILTANGLFIGGSKIPLTDLSPQDGELNTFIFNDQSFSILNDIFKKRDSMNWNEITQGIEHIPGKHITLTTDPVMKVDIDGEISLETPLDIEVMPNAIQLLTVNE, encoded by the coding sequence ATGGAAAATAAATATCACCATGGCGTCCTCTTTTACCATGAACACAGTGGATTGAAAAATATTAATCAAGGTATTGGGGAAGTTACAACAGCATTAAGTTCAATTTGTAAACATCTTTCTATTCAATTGAGTGAAAATGAAGGAGACATCATTAAATATTGTCAAGAAATCAAAGCTAAAGACTATGCAAGCGATGTAGACATATTATTTATTCTCGGCGGCGATGGTACCGTTAACGAGCTAATAAATGGCGTTATGACATATGACCTTCAATTACCTATTGGTATATTACCAGGCGGTACATTTAATGATTTTACAAAAACACTTAATATAGCACCTAATCATAAACAAACTAGTGAGCAAATGATTTCAGCACAAATCGGAACTTATGATGTCATCAAAGTTAATCAACAATATGCACTTAATTTTGTTGGCTTAGGCTTAATCGTTCAAAATGCTGAAAATGTACAAGACGGTTCAAAAGATATATTTGGTAAATTAAGTTACATTGGTTCGACTGTTAAAACGCTGTTAAACCCAACACAATTTAATTATCAATTATCTGTTGATAATCAATCATATACAGGTGAAACATCAATGATATTGACGGCAAATGGCCTATTTATTGGAGGTAGCAAAATACCTTTGACAGATTTATCTCCTCAAGATGGCGAACTAAATACATTCATTTTTAATGATCAAAGTTTCAGTATTTTAAATGATATTTTCAAAAAACGTGATAGCATGAATTGGAATGAAATTACTCAAGGTATAGAGCATATCCCTGGTAAACATATTACGTTGACAACTGATCCAGTCATGAAGGTCGATATAGATGGAGAAATATCATTAGAAACACCTCTTGATATTGAAGTTATGCCAAATGCAATTCAATTGCTAACTGTAAATGAATAG
- a CDS encoding peptide MFS transporter, which yields MTQQNSHGSQIQDIPQTGFFGHPRGLGVLFFVEFWERFSYYGMRALLIFYMYFAVTDNGLGIDKTTAMSIMSVYGSLIYMTSIPGGWIADRITGTRGATLLGAVFIIIGHICLSLPFALIGLFTSMFFIIIGSGLMKPNISNIVGRLYPENDRRMDAGFVIFYMSVNMGALLSPIILQHFVNVKNFHGGFLIAAVGMALGLVWYVLFNRKNLGTVGMKPTNPLTPAEKKKYGIIIGSVVLAIVLIIVIGAVTNSLSFNLVSNTVLVLGITLPIVYFTLIIKSKDVTDTERSRVKAFIPLFILGMVFWAIQEQGSNVLNIYGIEQSDMKLNLFGWKTNFGEAIFQSINPLFILLLAPIISLLWQKLGTKQPSLPVKFAIGTFLAGASYILIGIVGYTSGSAHFSVNWVILSYIICVIGELCLSPTGNSAAVKLAPKAFNAQMMSIWYLTNASAQAINGTLVKLIEPLGQTNYFIFLGIVAIVVTTIVLAFSPLIIKAMKGIR from the coding sequence ATGACACAACAAAACTCCCATGGAAGTCAAATTCAAGACATACCTCAAACAGGATTTTTCGGGCATCCTAGAGGGCTAGGCGTACTATTCTTTGTAGAATTCTGGGAAAGGTTTAGTTATTATGGCATGCGTGCCCTACTCATTTTCTACATGTACTTCGCTGTAACAGATAATGGCCTTGGAATTGACAAAACAACAGCTATGTCAATCATGTCAGTATATGGTTCATTAATCTATATGACATCAATACCGGGTGGATGGATTGCTGACAGAATTACAGGCACAAGAGGCGCTACTTTATTAGGTGCAGTCTTTATTATTATCGGACATATTTGTTTAAGCCTACCATTCGCTTTAATTGGCTTATTCACATCAATGTTCTTCATCATTATTGGTTCAGGTTTAATGAAGCCTAACATTTCAAATATTGTTGGACGTTTATATCCTGAAAATGATAGACGTATGGATGCTGGTTTTGTAATTTTCTATATGTCAGTTAATATGGGTGCATTGTTATCACCTATCATTTTGCAACACTTTGTAAATGTTAAAAATTTCCACGGCGGATTCTTAATTGCAGCTGTAGGTATGGCACTAGGTTTAGTATGGTACGTACTTTTCAACCGTAAAAATTTAGGTACTGTAGGTATGAAGCCAACTAATCCATTAACACCAGCCGAAAAGAAAAAATATGGCATTATCATCGGAAGTGTCGTATTAGCTATCGTGTTAATTATCGTAATTGGCGCAGTAACTAACTCACTTTCATTTAACTTAGTGAGTAATACGGTTTTAGTACTAGGAATAACATTACCTATCGTCTACTTCACATTAATTATTAAAAGTAAAGATGTGACAGATACTGAACGTTCACGTGTTAAAGCATTTATTCCATTGTTTATACTTGGAATGGTTTTCTGGGCTATCCAAGAACAAGGATCTAATGTATTAAACATTTACGGTATTGAACAATCAGACATGAAATTAAATTTATTTGGCTGGAAAACAAACTTTGGTGAAGCGATTTTCCAATCAATTAATCCATTATTTATTTTATTATTGGCACCAATTATTTCGCTTTTATGGCAAAAGCTTGGTACTAAGCAACCTAGCTTACCAGTGAAATTTGCAATTGGTACATTTTTAGCAGGTGCATCTTACATACTTATCGGTATTGTAGGTTATACATCAGGATCTGCACATTTCTCAGTTAACTGGGTAATTTTATCTTACATTATCTGTGTAATCGGTGAACTGTGCTTATCACCAACAGGTAATAGCGCAGCCGTAAAATTAGCACCAAAGGCATTCAATGCACAAATGATGAGTATTTGGTACTTAACTAATGCTTCTGCACAAGCAATAAATGGTACATTGGTTAAATTAATTGAACCACTTGGTCAAACAAATTACTTTATCTTCTTAGGTATCGTAGCAATTGTCGTTACAACAATTGTATTAGCATTCTCACCTTTAATCATTAAAGCGATGAAAGGAATCCGCTAA
- the queF gene encoding preQ(1) synthase — MAQGRQQDELQDITLLGNQDNTYNFDYRPDVLESFDNKHQGRDYFVKFNCPEFTSLCPITGQPDFATIYISYIPNIKMVESKSLKLYLFSFRNHGDFHEDCMNIIMNDLIELMDPHYIEVWGKFTPRGGISIDPYTNYGRPNSKYEKMAEHRLMNHDLYPEKIDNR, encoded by the coding sequence ATGGCACAAGGCCGTCAACAAGATGAATTACAAGATATTACTTTATTAGGAAACCAAGACAATACTTACAATTTTGACTATCGTCCTGATGTATTAGAGTCATTTGACAATAAACACCAAGGACGCGATTATTTCGTTAAATTCAATTGTCCTGAATTTACGTCTTTATGCCCTATTACAGGCCAACCAGATTTTGCAACAATCTATATTTCATATATTCCGAACATTAAAATGGTTGAATCAAAATCGTTGAAGTTATATTTATTTAGCTTTAGAAACCACGGAGATTTCCACGAAGATTGCATGAACATCATCATGAATGATTTGATTGAACTAATGGATCCTCATTATATTGAAGTTTGGGGTAAGTTCACACCTCGTGGTGGCATTTCAATTGATCCATATACAAACTATGGCCGTCCAAATTCTAAATATGAAAAAATGGCAGAGCATCGTTTAATGAACCATGATTTATACCCTGAAAAAATAGATAATCGTTAA
- a CDS encoding DMT family transporter: MNPKVKGIIAILISAIGFSFMSVFFRLAGDLPVFQKSLARNLVAMFIPLFFIYKYHQPMFGRLSSQPLLLTRSTLGLIGVLLNIYAIDHMVLSDADSLMKLNPFWTILLSIIFLHEKVRKYQITAMIIAILGMLLIVKPEFSSSIIPSLAGLFSGIFAASAYTCVRALSTREAPYTIVFYFSLFSVIVLIPFTAYTYVPMTQMQILYLLGAGLAAAVGQIGVTLAYSFAAAKDISIFTYASIIFTAILGFILFGESPDFYATLGYVVIIGASYYMFEKARRDAKVSLNK, encoded by the coding sequence TTGAATCCTAAAGTAAAAGGTATCATTGCCATATTAATTTCGGCTATTGGTTTCAGTTTTATGTCAGTGTTTTTCAGACTTGCAGGTGATCTTCCTGTTTTTCAAAAATCATTAGCACGAAACTTAGTAGCAATGTTTATTCCACTATTTTTTATATATAAATATCATCAACCCATGTTTGGTAGACTTTCTAGTCAACCATTATTACTAACCCGTTCTACTCTTGGACTTATTGGTGTATTGTTAAATATTTATGCAATCGACCATATGGTACTAAGTGATGCAGACTCTTTAATGAAACTTAATCCTTTTTGGACGATTTTATTAAGCATTATTTTCTTGCATGAAAAAGTGAGGAAATATCAAATCACAGCTATGATAATTGCAATTCTAGGTATGCTTTTAATTGTTAAACCTGAGTTTTCTTCATCAATAATTCCTTCACTAGCCGGATTATTTTCAGGTATTTTTGCAGCATCAGCATACACTTGTGTCAGAGCACTTAGTACAAGAGAAGCACCATATACAATTGTATTTTACTTCTCATTATTCTCTGTCATCGTTTTAATACCTTTCACTGCATATACATATGTTCCAATGACTCAAATGCAAATACTGTACTTGTTAGGTGCTGGACTAGCTGCAGCAGTTGGTCAAATTGGCGTCACATTGGCATATAGTTTTGCTGCTGCGAAAGACATATCTATTTTTACGTATGCATCTATAATATTTACAGCAATACTCGGTTTTATTTTATTTGGAGAGTCTCCAGATTTCTATGCAACATTAGGTTATGTCGTTATTATCGGTGCAAGTTATTACATGTTTGAGAAAGCACGCCGAGACGCAAAAGTATCATTAAATAAATAA
- the nrdI gene encoding class Ib ribonucleoside-diphosphate reductase assembly flavoprotein NrdI, producing the protein MKIIYFSFTGNVRRFIKRTELENTLEITADNCMEPVNEPFIIVTGTIGFGEVPKPVQSFLEVNHQYIRGVAASGNRNWGLNFAKAGRTISEEYNVPLLMKFELHGKNKDVIEFKNKVGNFNENHGREKVQSY; encoded by the coding sequence ATGAAAATAATATATTTTTCATTTACTGGAAATGTCCGTCGATTTATCAAGAGAACAGAACTAGAAAATACACTTGAGATTACAGCAGACAATTGTATGGAACCAGTTAATGAACCGTTTATTATCGTTACAGGCACTATTGGATTTGGAGAAGTACCAAAACCAGTTCAATCTTTTTTAGAAGTTAATCATCAATACATCAGAGGTGTGGCAGCAAGCGGTAATCGAAATTGGGGACTAAATTTCGCTAAAGCGGGTCGCACGATATCAGAGGAGTATAATGTCCCTTTATTAATGAAGTTTGAGTTACATGGAAAAAACAAAGACGTTATTGAATTTAAGAACAAGGTGGGTAATTTTAATGAAAACCATGGAAGAGAAAAAGTACAATCATATTGA
- the nrdE gene encoding class 1b ribonucleoside-diphosphate reductase subunit alpha has product MKTMEEKKYNHIELNNEVTKRREDGFFSLEKDQEALAAYLEEVKDKTIFFDSEIERLRYLVVNDFYFNVFDIYSEADLIEITDYAKSIPFKFASYMSASKFFKDYALKTNDKSQYLEDYNQHVAIVALYLANGNKEQAKQFISAMVEQRYQPATPTFLNAGRARRGELVSCFLLEVDDSLNSINFIDSTAKQLSKIGGGVAINLSKLRARGEAIKGIKGVAKGVLPIAKSLEGGFSYADQLGQRPGAGAVYLNIFHYDVEEFLDTKKVNADEDLRLSTISTGLIVPSKFFDLAKEGKDFYMFAPHTVKEEYGVTLDDIDLDKFYDDMVANPNVDKKKKNAREMLNLIAQTQLQSGYPYLMFKDNANKVHPNSNIGQIKMSNLCTEIFQLQETSIINDYGVEDEIKRDISCNLGSLNIVNVMESGKFRDSVHSGMDALTVVSDVANIQNAPGVRKANSELHSVGLGVMNLHGYLAKNKIGYESEEAKDFANIFFMMMNFYSIERSMEIAKERGIKYQDFEKSDYANGKYFEFYTSQEFEPQFEKVRELFDGMTIPTSEDWKKLQQDVEQYGLYHAYRLAIAPTQSISYVQNATSSVMPIVDQIERRTYGNAETFYPMPFLSPQTMWYYKSAFNTDQMKLIDLIATIQTHIDQGISTILYVNSEISTRELARLYVYAHYKGLKSLYYTRNKLLSVEECTSCSI; this is encoded by the coding sequence ATGAAAACCATGGAAGAGAAAAAGTACAATCATATTGAATTAAATAATGAGGTCACTAAACGAAGAGAAGATGGATTCTTTAGTTTAGAAAAAGACCAAGAAGCATTAGCTGCTTATTTAGAAGAAGTAAAGGACAAAACAATCTTTTTCGATTCAGAAATAGAACGTTTACGTTACTTAGTAGTTAATGATTTCTATTTCAATGTGTTTGACATATATAGCGAAGCTGATCTTATTGAAATTACTGACTATGCAAAATCTATTCCATTTAAATTTGCAAGTTATATGTCAGCAAGTAAATTTTTCAAAGATTATGCTTTGAAAACTAATGATAAAAGTCAATATTTAGAAGACTACAATCAACACGTTGCTATTGTTGCTTTATACTTAGCAAACGGTAATAAAGAACAAGCGAAACAATTTATTTCTGCTATGGTTGAACAAAGATATCAACCAGCAACACCAACATTTTTAAACGCAGGTCGTGCGCGTCGTGGTGAGCTAGTTTCATGTTTCTTATTAGAAGTAGATGATAGCTTAAATTCAATCAACTTTATTGATTCAACTGCAAAGCAATTAAGTAAAATTGGTGGCGGCGTAGCGATTAACTTATCTAAACTACGTGCACGTGGCGAAGCGATTAAAGGTATTAAAGGCGTAGCGAAAGGTGTTTTACCAATCGCTAAATCACTAGAAGGTGGTTTCAGTTATGCAGACCAACTAGGTCAAAGACCTGGTGCTGGTGCCGTGTACTTAAATATCTTCCATTACGATGTAGAAGAGTTTTTAGATACTAAAAAAGTAAATGCCGATGAAGACCTACGTTTATCTACAATTTCAACTGGTTTAATCGTCCCATCTAAATTCTTTGATTTAGCTAAAGAGGGTAAAGACTTCTATATGTTTGCGCCTCATACAGTTAAAGAAGAATACGGTGTGACATTAGATGATATTGATTTAGATAAATTTTATGATGACATGGTTGCAAATCCAAATGTTGACAAAAAGAAAAAGAATGCACGTGAAATGTTGAATTTAATTGCACAAACGCAATTACAATCAGGCTATCCGTATTTAATGTTTAAAGATAATGCGAATAAAGTGCATCCGAACTCAAATATTGGTCAAATTAAAATGAGTAATTTATGTACTGAAATTTTCCAATTACAAGAAACATCAATTATTAATGATTATGGTGTTGAAGATGAGATCAAACGTGATATTTCATGTAACTTAGGCTCATTAAATATTGTGAATGTAATGGAAAGTGGTAAGTTTAGAGATTCAGTACATTCTGGTATGGATGCATTAACAGTTGTAAGTGACGTTGCAAATATTCAAAATGCGCCAGGCGTTAGAAAAGCAAACAGTGAATTACACTCAGTTGGTCTAGGTGTTATGAACTTGCACGGTTACTTAGCTAAAAATAAAATTGGTTATGAGTCAGAGGAAGCAAAAGACTTTGCAAATATCTTCTTTATGATGATGAACTTCTACTCAATTGAACGTTCAATGGAAATTGCTAAAGAACGTGGTATTAAATATCAAGATTTCGAAAAATCTGATTATGCAAATGGTAAATATTTTGAGTTCTATACGTCTCAAGAATTTGAACCACAATTTGAAAAAGTACGTGAATTGTTCGATGGAATGACAATTCCTACTTCAGAAGATTGGAAGAAATTACAACAAGATGTTGAACAATACGGTTTATACCATGCTTATAGATTGGCGATTGCGCCAACTCAAAGTATTTCTTATGTTCAAAATGCTACAAGTTCTGTAATGCCTATTGTTGATCAAATTGAACGTCGTACTTATGGTAATGCTGAAACATTCTATCCAATGCCATTCTTATCACCACAAACAATGTGGTATTACAAATCAGCATTTAATACAGATCAAATGAAATTAATTGATTTAATTGCAACGATTCAAACACATATTGATCAAGGTATTTCAACAATTCTATATGTTAACTCTGAAATTTCTACTCGTGAGTTAGCGAGATTATATGTATATGCGCATTATAAAGGATTAAAATCACTTTACTATACTAGAAATAAATTATTAAGCGTAGAAGAATGTACTAGTTGTTCTATCTAA
- the nrdF gene encoding class 1b ribonucleoside-diphosphate reductase subunit beta codes for MIAVNWNTQEDMTNMFWRQNISQMWVETEFKVSKDIASWKTLSEAEQDTFKKALAGLTGLDTHQADDGMPLVMLHTTDLRKKAVYSFMAMMEQIHAKSYSHIFTTLLPSSETNYLLDEWVLEEPHLKYKSDKIVANYHKLWGKEASIYDQYMARVTSVFLETFLFFSGFYYPLYLAGQGKMTTSGEIIRKILLDESIHGVFTGLDAQHLRNELSESEKQKADQEMYKLLNDLYLNEESYTKMLYDDLGITEDVLNYVKYNGNKALSNLGFEPYFEEREFNPIIENALDTTTKNHDFFSVKGDGYVLALNVEALQDDDFVFDNK; via the coding sequence ATGATAGCTGTTAATTGGAACACACAAGAAGATATGACGAATATGTTTTGGAGACAAAACATTTCTCAAATGTGGGTTGAAACAGAATTTAAAGTATCAAAAGACATTGCAAGTTGGAAAACATTATCTGAAGCTGAACAAGACACATTTAAAAAAGCTTTGGCAGGATTAACAGGTTTAGATACACATCAAGCAGATGATGGAATGCCACTAGTTATGCTTCATACTACGGATTTAAGAAAAAAGGCTGTTTATTCATTTATGGCGATGATGGAACAAATTCATGCGAAAAGTTATTCGCATATTTTCACAACATTATTACCATCTAGCGAAACAAATTATTTATTAGATGAGTGGGTATTAGAAGAACCTCATTTAAAATATAAATCAGATAAAATTGTTGCAAATTATCACAAACTTTGGGGTAAAGAGGCTTCAATTTACGATCAATATATGGCTAGAGTAACAAGTGTATTTTTAGAGACATTCTTATTCTTCTCAGGTTTCTATTATCCGTTATACCTAGCTGGTCAAGGGAAAATGACTACATCAGGTGAAATCATTCGTAAAATTTTATTAGATGAATCTATTCATGGTGTATTTACTGGGCTAGATGCTCAACATTTACGTAATGAATTATCTGAAAGTGAAAAGCAAAAAGCAGATCAAGAAATGTATAAACTTTTAAATGACCTATACTTAAATGAAGAGTCTTATACAAAGATGTTATACGATGATCTTGGAATTACTGAAGACGTGTTAAACTACGTTAAATATAATGGAAATAAAGCACTTTCTAACTTAGGTTTTGAACCTTATTTTGAAGAACGTGAATTCAATCCAATCATTGAAAACGCATTAGATACAACAACTAAAAACCATGACTTCTTCTCCGTAAAAGGTGATGGCTATGTCTTAGCATTAAATGTTGAAGCACTACAAGATGATGACTTTGTGTTCGACAACAAATAA
- a CDS encoding ABC transporter permease, whose protein sequence is MKYLLKGNILLLLLILLTIISLFIGVSELSIKDIFHLTKDQQNILFSSRIPRTMSILIAGSSLALAGLIMQQMMQNKFVSPTTAGTMEWAKLGILIALLFFPTGHILLKLVFAVVCSICGTFLFVKIIDFIKVKDVIFVPLLGIMIGGIVASFTTFISLRTNAVQSIGNWLNGNFAIITSGRYEILYLSIPLLALTYLFANHFTIVGMGKDFTNNLGLSYEKLINIALFITATITALVVVTVGTLPFLGLVIPNIISIYKGDHLKNAIPHTMMLGAIFVLFSDIVGRVVVYPYEINIGLTIGVFGTIIFLILLMKGRKNYAQQ, encoded by the coding sequence ATGAAGTATTTATTAAAGGGAAATATTTTGCTTCTATTACTTATATTGTTGACGATTATTTCGCTGTTTATTGGTGTGAGTGAATTATCAATCAAAGATATCTTTCATTTAACTAAAGATCAGCAAAATATTTTATTTTCAAGTCGAATTCCTAGAACGATGAGTATTTTAATTGCCGGTAGTTCATTGGCACTAGCGGGCTTGATTATGCAACAAATGATGCAAAATAAGTTTGTAAGTCCTACTACAGCAGGAACAATGGAGTGGGCTAAATTAGGTATTTTAATAGCCTTATTATTCTTTCCAACAGGTCATATATTATTGAAATTAGTATTTGCTGTTGTATGTAGCATATGCGGTACATTTTTATTTGTTAAAATAATTGATTTTATCAAAGTGAAAGATGTCATCTTTGTCCCACTATTAGGGATTATGATAGGTGGTATTGTTGCTAGTTTTACAACTTTCATCTCATTGCGTACAAATGCTGTACAAAGCATTGGTAACTGGCTTAACGGGAACTTTGCCATTATTACAAGCGGACGTTATGAAATTTTATATTTAAGTATTCCTCTTTTAGCACTGACATATCTTTTTGCTAATCACTTCACTATTGTAGGAATGGGTAAAGATTTCACTAATAATTTAGGTTTGAGTTATGAGAAGTTAATTAATATTGCGCTATTCATAACTGCAACAATTACAGCTTTAGTTGTTGTCACAGTTGGAACTTTGCCATTTTTAGGTTTAGTTATTCCGAATATTATTTCAATTTATAAAGGCGATCATTTGAAAAATGCCATACCACACACGATGATGTTAGGTGCTATATTTGTATTGTTTTCAGATATCGTAGGTAGAGTTGTCGTTTATCCATATGAAATAAATATTGGTTTAACTATCGGTGTTTTTGGAACAATTATTTTCCTTATCTTATTGATGAAAGGTAGGAAAAATTATGCACAACAATAA